A portion of the uncultured Draconibacterium sp. genome contains these proteins:
- a CDS encoding TolC family protein: protein MKHSLFILLFTTLFFIQNASGQPMELTLDQAIQIAQKSSIDMFRAKNMYRVKELNHMDFLSEMKPHLVLGLTPFNYSRSIIEEYNSEKMQYEPVEIQRLTSDYNLGINQNIGLTGGNVSVYTSLMRSQEFGSENNNNLHYISTPLSITYRQNFSRINDFKWKSKVEPLKFEQAKLVLIEQSEQIAVKTVSLFFAMLSAQMEHEIALLNLENANTLLEIGKKRGKIGAISRDNLLNLELKQVNAGISVERAKNQLESSRLDFCEFLELSLETNIHCIPPDHVQLQYVDPNLAWDLAAKNNPDSHGLAQRLLEVQKQLLAAKRQIYDISLEAGLGFNQNKEVLSEAFQELLDRQNLRVAINIPILDWKENKRQIQRAELNKELTERENQKTKEQLTIEVIKKVNDFNIKQGELNSAAKADSISRSAYEATQELFSLGKTDVLSINESYRSMYAARNQYLNALRNYWYFYYTIRQLCLYDFETGKNLSAEFESLLETDI, encoded by the coding sequence ATGAAACACAGCCTGTTTATACTCTTGTTTACAACACTGTTTTTTATTCAAAATGCTTCAGGGCAACCAATGGAACTCACACTTGATCAAGCCATTCAAATTGCTCAGAAATCATCGATTGATATGTTTCGGGCAAAAAATATGTACCGCGTAAAAGAACTAAATCATATGGATTTTTTATCAGAGATGAAGCCTCATCTTGTACTTGGGCTTACTCCGTTCAATTATAGCCGGAGTATTATTGAAGAATATAATTCGGAGAAAATGCAATATGAGCCGGTAGAAATACAACGTTTAACTTCGGATTACAATCTTGGAATTAATCAGAATATAGGACTTACCGGGGGAAATGTAAGTGTTTACACCAGCCTGATGAGAAGCCAGGAATTTGGAAGTGAGAATAACAATAATCTTCACTATATATCTACTCCCTTAAGTATCACGTACCGGCAAAATTTTTCGCGAATCAACGATTTTAAATGGAAATCGAAAGTTGAACCCTTAAAATTTGAACAGGCCAAATTGGTGTTGATCGAGCAAAGCGAACAGATTGCAGTAAAAACTGTTAGCCTGTTTTTTGCTATGCTTTCGGCACAAATGGAGCACGAAATTGCACTTTTAAATCTTGAAAATGCAAACACGCTTCTGGAGATTGGAAAAAAAAGAGGGAAGATTGGTGCAATTTCACGTGATAATTTGTTGAACCTTGAGTTAAAACAAGTAAATGCGGGAATTAGTGTTGAGCGGGCGAAAAATCAACTGGAAAGCAGCCGGCTTGACTTTTGTGAATTTCTGGAGTTGTCGCTTGAAACAAATATCCACTGTATTCCGCCAGATCATGTTCAACTTCAATATGTAGACCCCAATCTCGCCTGGGATTTGGCTGCAAAAAATAATCCTGACAGTCATGGACTGGCTCAGCGATTACTTGAGGTTCAAAAACAGTTGCTTGCAGCCAAGCGGCAAATCTACGATATTAGTTTAGAGGCCGGATTAGGTTTTAATCAAAATAAAGAGGTTCTATCCGAGGCTTTTCAGGAATTACTCGACCGGCAAAATCTGCGTGTTGCCATTAATATTCCAATTCTCGACTGGAAGGAAAACAAACGGCAGATTCAACGGGCAGAGCTTAATAAGGAACTTACCGAGCGTGAAAACCAAAAAACGAAAGAACAACTAACCATTGAAGTCATCAAAAAAGTAAATGATTTCAATATTAAACAAGGTGAACTCAATTCGGCAGCAAAGGCTGATTCAATTTCCCGAAGCGCCTATGAGGCAACTCAGGAGCTCTTTTCGCTTGGTAAAACGGATGTATTATCAATTAACGAATCCTATCGTTCCATGTATGCGGCCCGAAATCAATACCTGAATGCATTGCGCAACTACTGGTATTTCTATTATACAATCAGGCAGCTTTGTTTATATGATTTTGAGACAGGAAAAAACCTGTCGGCCGAATTTGAATCTCTTTTAGAGACCGATATTTAA